Sequence from the Pirellulales bacterium genome:
TGGGGACCGGAATGACCGCCTTCTCGGTCTCGACCTCGATCACCTCCTGCTGAGGTTTGACAACGTCCCCTTCTTTGACCAGCAGGCTCACCACGTCGCCCGAGGCAATGTTTTCACCGAGGTCCGGCAGCTTGAAATCAGGCATGGCAATTAAGTACGAAGTACGAAGTGCGAAGTACGAATGTCGTTGGGCACGCTGTGCCTGCCAGACTGATGGTTGGCTACGAGGCGAAGGGGTCGGATTTTTCCGGGTCGATGCCGAGGTCGTGGATGGCTGTGGCGATTTTGGCACGGTCGAATAGGTCATGGTCGGCCAAGCGAGTCAGCGCAGCGATCGTCACGCATTCTGCATCGACCTCGAAGAACCGACGCAGGGCAGGGCGGGACTCGCTGCGGCCGAAGCCGTCGGTTCCCAGCACGAACAAGCCGCCGGGAACCCAGGGATCAAGCTGCTCGGGCACTGCTCGCACGTAGTCGGAGGCGGCGATGAACGGGCCTTTCGCCCCCGCGATCGCTTTTTCGAAATACGATTGCCGCGGCGGCTCGGTCGGATGGAGCATGTTCCAGCGGCGGCAGGCATTGGCGTCGCGGCGGAGTTCCTTGTAGCTCGTGACGCTCCACACGTCGCTCGACACGCCATACTTCTCGGCCAGAATTGCCTGCGCCCGCTGCACTTCGCGCAGGATCGCCCCGCTGCCGAAGAGCTGCACGCGCGGCCCCTGCCCCCCGACCTCCAAGCTCGACAGCCGGTAAATTCCGCGGACGATCCCTTCTTCAACCCCCTCGGGCATCGGCGGCATCTTGTAGTTTTCGTTGCCGATGGTGATGTAGTAGATCGCGTCTTCGCACTTTTCATACATCCGGTGCATGCCGTCGAGAATGATTACGGTCGATTCGTAGACGAACGCCGGATCGTAGCTGCGAATGTTCGGATAGGCGATCGCGAACAGGTGGCTATTGCCATCCTGATGCTGCAAGCCCTCGCCGGCGAGCGTCGTGCGGCCAGCCGTGCCGCCGAGCAGGAAACCCTTGGCCCGCGAATCGAGCGCTGCCCAAATCTGATCGCCGATCCGTTGGAAGCCGAACATCGAATAGTAGATGAACATCGGGATCATCGTCACTCCGTGCGTGGCATACGACGTGCCGGCGGCGACGAACGAAGCCATCGAACCGGCCTCGGTGATCCCTTCCTCGAGAATCTGGCCGTCGGTCGCTTCGCGGTAATAGACCAATTGGCCCGAGTCGACCGGTTCATATAACTGGCCGGCATGGCTATAGATCCCGCATTGCGTGATGAGCGCCTCCATGCCGAAGGTGCGCGATTCGTCGGGCACGATCGGCACGATGAACTTGCCGATCTTCTTGTCTCGCAGGAGCGTTCCCATCAAGGAGACGACGCCGGTCGTAGTGGAGATCTCGCGACCGACACTCTTGTCGATGAACGCCTTGTACTCGGCGAGCTTCGGCGTCTTGAGCGGCAGCGGCACCATCGGCCGGCCCGGCACGTAGCCCCCCAGCGATTGGCGGCGCTCGTGGAGATACTTCATCTCCGGTGAATCGTCGGCCGGGCGATAGAACGGGGCCTTCGCCACTTCGTCGTCGGAGATCGGGATGCCGAACCGCGAGCGGAATTCGCGCAGCTCATCTTCGTTGAGCTTTTTCTGCTGGTGCGTGGCGTTGCGACCCTCGCCGACTTCGCCCAGGCCATAGCCCTTGATCGTCTTGGCGAGGATCACCGTCGGCTTGCCTTTGCATTCGACGGCCGCCTTGTAGGCGGCGTAGACCTTCTCCGGATCGTGCCCGCCGCGGCGGAGTTTTTTCAGCTTCTCGTCGGACAGATGGCTAACCATCTCCAGCAGCTCGGGATACTTTCCGAAGAACTGCTCGCGGATATAGGAGCCGGGCATGACATTGTACTTTTGATACTCGCCGTCCACGACCTCACCCATCCGCTTGACTAACAGTCCGCTCTCGTCTTTTGCCAGCAGCTCTTCCCAATCGTCGCCCCACAGCACCTTGATCGCGTTCCAGCCGGCGCCGCGGAAGATGCCTTCGAGTTCCTGAATGATCTTGCCATTGCCGCGCACGGGGCCATCGAGGCGCTGGAGATTGCAGTTGATGACGAAGATCAGGTTATCGAGATTCTCCCGCGAGGCGAGCGTGATCGCGCCGAGCGTCTCCGGCTCGTCGCATTCGCCGTCGCCGAGGAAAGCCCACACGTGCGCGCCGCTAGTGTCCTTCAGCCCGCGATCTTGCAGATACTTATTGAACCTCGCGTGGTAGATGGCCTGGATCGGTCCCAGACCCATCGAGACAGTCGGGTATTCCCAAAACTCGGGCATGAGCCAAGGGTGCGGATACGACGATAACCCGCCCCCCTTGGCCAACTCGCGGCGGAAGTTCTTGAGTTGCGTTTCCGTGAGCCGGCCTTCCAGAAAGGCCCGAGCATAGATCCCGGGGGATGCGTGCCCTTGGAAATAGATCTGGTCGCCGGAGAAGTTTTCTCCCTTGCCGTGGAAGAAATGGTTGAAGGCGACTTCATACAGCGTGGCGGCGGAGGCGTAAGTCGAAATATGGCCGCCGATACCCAAAGAAGCATCCTTGTTCGCCCGGACGACCATGGCCATCGCGTTCCAGCGAATGATGCTCTTGATGCGGCGCTCGATCTCGCGGTTGCCAGGATACGGGGGCTGCTTATCGGCGGAGATGGTGTTGATGTAAGGAGTGGTCGCCGCAAACGGCAACTCGACCCCTGAGCGGTGCGCCAATTCGTCCAACGCGGAGAGCAAGTAGTTAACCCGCTCCGGCCCTTTGCTCTCCAGGACATAGCGGAGCGATTCGAGCCATTCCTGCGTTTCGGCCGGATCGGAGTCTTCGATCGCTGCCGAGGGGACTTCCCCGGCTGGGATCGCCTCGACCTCGCCGGGCTGAGTCGCCGCGGCATCGGCATCGGGATCCAGCAATTCAGCTTCCATGACCTCCGGCTCGATTATTTCGTTGCCATCGACCACCGGTTCGACGTGCTTGCCGTTCGCCGGCGCACCGTTGGTGGCCTTTTCGCCG
This genomic interval carries:
- the aceE gene encoding pyruvate dehydrogenase (acetyl-transferring), homodimeric type; the protein is MARGEISHGAGEKATNGAPANGKHVEPVVDGNEIIEPEVMEAELLDPDADAAATQPGEVEAIPAGEVPSAAIEDSDPAETQEWLESLRYVLESKGPERVNYLLSALDELAHRSGVELPFAATTPYINTISADKQPPYPGNREIERRIKSIIRWNAMAMVVRANKDASLGIGGHISTYASAATLYEVAFNHFFHGKGENFSGDQIYFQGHASPGIYARAFLEGRLTETQLKNFRRELAKGGGLSSYPHPWLMPEFWEYPTVSMGLGPIQAIYHARFNKYLQDRGLKDTSGAHVWAFLGDGECDEPETLGAITLASRENLDNLIFVINCNLQRLDGPVRGNGKIIQELEGIFRGAGWNAIKVLWGDDWEELLAKDESGLLVKRMGEVVDGEYQKYNVMPGSYIREQFFGKYPELLEMVSHLSDEKLKKLRRGGHDPEKVYAAYKAAVECKGKPTVILAKTIKGYGLGEVGEGRNATHQQKKLNEDELREFRSRFGIPISDDEVAKAPFYRPADDSPEMKYLHERRQSLGGYVPGRPMVPLPLKTPKLAEYKAFIDKSVGREISTTTGVVSLMGTLLRDKKIGKFIVPIVPDESRTFGMEALITQCGIYSHAGQLYEPVDSGQLVYYREATDGQILEEGITEAGSMASFVAAGTSYATHGVTMIPMFIYYSMFGFQRIGDQIWAALDSRAKGFLLGGTAGRTTLAGEGLQHQDGNSHLFAIAYPNIRSYDPAFVYESTVIILDGMHRMYEKCEDAIYYITIGNENYKMPPMPEGVEEGIVRGIYRLSSLEVGGQGPRVQLFGSGAILREVQRAQAILAEKYGVSSDVWSVTSYKELRRDANACRRWNMLHPTEPPRQSYFEKAIAGAKGPFIAASDYVRAVPEQLDPWVPGGLFVLGTDGFGRSESRPALRRFFEVDAECVTIAALTRLADHDLFDRAKIATAIHDLGIDPEKSDPFAS